The Pongo abelii isolate AG06213 chromosome 21, NHGRI_mPonAbe1-v2.0_pri, whole genome shotgun sequence genome has a window encoding:
- the TP53INP2 gene encoding tumor protein p53-inducible nuclear protein 2 isoform X1: MFQRLTSLFFSTPSPPEDPDCPHAFVSEEDEVDGWLIIDLPDSYAAPPSPGAARAPAGRPPPAPSLMDESWFVTPPACFTAEGPGLGPARLQSSPLEDLLIEHPSMSVYVTGSTIVLEPRPPSPLPDAALPDGDLSEGELTPARREPRAARHAAPLPARAALLEKAGQVRRLQRARQRAERHALSAKAVQRQNRARENRPRRSKNQGSFIYQPCQRQFNY; encoded by the exons ATGTTCCAGCGCCTCACCAGCCTCTTCTTCAGCACCCCCTCGCCCCCCGAAGACCCCGACTGCCCCCACGCCTTCGTGTCAGAGGAGGATGAAGTGGACGGCTGGCTCATCATTGACCTGCCGG ACAGCTACGCGGCTCCACCCAGCCCCGGGGCCGCCCGTGCCCCCGCGGGCCGCCCTCCGCCCGCGCCCTCCTTGATGGACGAGAGCTGGTTTGTTACCCCTCCCGCCTGTTTTACTGCAGAGGGGCCTGGACTCGGTCCCGCCCGCCTCCAGAGCAGCCCCCTGGAGGACCTCCTCATCGAGCACCCCAGCATGTCCGTTTACGTCACCGGCAGCACCATAGTGCTAGAGCCCAGGCCCCCTTCCCCGCTCCCGGACGCGGCCCTGCCTGACGGCGACCTCAGCGAAGG GGAGTTGACGCCCGCCCGCCGCGAGCCGCGGGCCGCGCGCCACGCCGCTCCTCTCCCAGCGCGGGCGGCGCTGCTGGAGAAGGcgggccaggtgcggcggctgCAGCGGGCCCGGCAGCGGGCAGAGCGCCACGCGCTGAGCGCCAAGGCGGTTCAGCGGCAGAACCGAGCCCGCGAGAACCGTCCGCGCCGGTCCAAGAACCAGGGCAGCTTCATCTACCAGCCGTGCCAGCGCCAGTTCAACTACTGA
- the TP53INP2 gene encoding tumor protein p53-inducible nuclear protein 2 isoform X2, whose translation MFQRLTSLFFSTPSPPEDPDCPHAFVSEEDEVDGWLIIDLPEGPGLGPARLQSSPLEDLLIEHPSMSVYVTGSTIVLEPRPPSPLPDAALPDGDLSEGELTPARREPRAARHAAPLPARAALLEKAGQVRRLQRARQRAERHALSAKAVQRQNRARENRPRRSKNQGSFIYQPCQRQFNY comes from the exons ATGTTCCAGCGCCTCACCAGCCTCTTCTTCAGCACCCCCTCGCCCCCCGAAGACCCCGACTGCCCCCACGCCTTCGTGTCAGAGGAGGATGAAGTGGACGGCTGGCTCATCATTGACCTGCCGG AGGGGCCTGGACTCGGTCCCGCCCGCCTCCAGAGCAGCCCCCTGGAGGACCTCCTCATCGAGCACCCCAGCATGTCCGTTTACGTCACCGGCAGCACCATAGTGCTAGAGCCCAGGCCCCCTTCCCCGCTCCCGGACGCGGCCCTGCCTGACGGCGACCTCAGCGAAGG GGAGTTGACGCCCGCCCGCCGCGAGCCGCGGGCCGCGCGCCACGCCGCTCCTCTCCCAGCGCGGGCGGCGCTGCTGGAGAAGGcgggccaggtgcggcggctgCAGCGGGCCCGGCAGCGGGCAGAGCGCCACGCGCTGAGCGCCAAGGCGGTTCAGCGGCAGAACCGAGCCCGCGAGAACCGTCCGCGCCGGTCCAAGAACCAGGGCAGCTTCATCTACCAGCCGTGCCAGCGCCAGTTCAACTACTGA